A portion of the Vespa velutina chromosome 5, iVesVel2.1, whole genome shotgun sequence genome contains these proteins:
- the LOC124949507 gene encoding protein diaphanous isoform X3, translating to MANRRDKASGGFLESWFTRPKKSGRGGGVRSGTDNNTMPRPHSGDDFNEIEQQRCIIEKMDEEAVNDRFEEMLANMNLTEEKKAPLRQQSESKKREMLVLHYKGSMQENRSKFDKPADYIQYLAQPDLSVNKIHNCIESLRIALTNNPLSWVQEFGTKGLKQVLATLNECYRNDNRYERIQYECIRCLKAIMNNTVGIKEMLAHHEALTIVARSLEPTKPSVMSEAVKLLGAVCLISSDSHKMVLDAITMNGEFKGRERFLPIVQGLMNRKNENLRVVCLQLINSIINSAEDLDFRLHLRNEIMRVGLADILEALEKDKSDDLSHHLRIFNEYKEDDYELFVQRFDHVRLELDDVNDCFEVVKNMVMETSAEPYFLSILQHLLLIRDDALVRPAYYKLIEECVSQIVLHRSGCDPDFSATKRFQIDVQPLIDTLVEKSRAEEERRLMEVSQKLEEAIASKQEAEAKLQHAENKIKELEQGTGKSGGGGGASTKTNCPILPPPIPGSNVTPPPPPPPPLPNSIGPPPPPMPPGMGVLPPPPPPMPGTKGPPGMGGPIPPPMPGMGGPPPPPMMAGITSMMPSLPNGLKPKRKWEVEGRLKRPNWKAISPHQLTEEVFWTKVQEERLAGPEILDGLAQKFASKPSGKKIDDVVDKSATIKKVKDLKVLDSKAAQNISILLGGTLKHMSYEDVKGCLFRCDGPVISDNILQGLIQYLPSPDQLAKFQLYKDNYDDLTEAEQFCVTISTIKRLLPRLKSLSFMLRYEELVQDIKPDIVAGTAACEEVRGSKKFAKILELILLFGNYMNSGGGASGQDFGYQLSFLTKLTSIKAADNKETLMHYLVSTIERKFPECLSFTEELAHVDRASRVSLDNVQRILRQMDSNIRNLEQDLSNARIPQCEEDLFSEVMTPFAKKARESCEVLKNMFKNMDGLYTEISVFFCFDKQKYTIEELFSDIRTFKDDFVQAQKEMLKLREAEEKQRRAREAREKAEAEKAARAARKKALVDMNAHDTQEGVMDSLMEALRTGSAFSRPDQRRKRQTRIAGGTHTSSNFITEESQSHKQSFVNSVCTPETNVGINYFKKQFLIGYARILTPVKPKRVIITKRYKRNLVVHRAIDNRKIINKNRRSVKRSKSYGHISNKSLLRSQSNVKIKTVFPTNVTPKLDLSHCNIRESSLSVNSLPSKNKIAVSPSVMLTRTKNFENISDSNDENQSISVRLPMRLNSTCSHHLPIIDAVKKSKSPNANCSNFPLLSHNANSLNKNIENNDANVSSTIEVKKNCNFKSHEVENILETISTEIGQNYTTVEEKMYIMKTPNIKRTKVWTCWNPRT from the exons CTCGAGTCATGGTTTACCAGACCCAAAAAATCTGGTCGTGGAGGTGGAGTCAGGAGTGGTACGGATAACAATACAATGCCTCGGCCACATTCTGGCGATGATTTCAATGAGATCGAACAGCAGCGTTGTATCATTGAGAAAATGGACGAGGAAGCTGTTAACGATCGTTTCGAAGAAATGTTG gctAACATGAATTTaacggaagagaaaaaggctCCGCTTCGTCAGCAATCCGAatcaaagaagagagagatgttGGTGTTACATTACAAGGGTAGCATGCAAGAGAATAGATCAAAATTCGACAAACCAGCTGATTACATTCAATATCTAGCTCAGCCGGATCTAAGTGTAAATAAGATTCACAATTGCATAGAATCACTTAGAATTGCACTCACTAATAATCCTTTAAGTTGGGTTCAAGAATTTGGTACTAAGGGATTGAAGCAGGTTTTAGCAACACTCAACGAATGCTACAGAAA cgaTAATCGATACGAACGGATACAGTACGAATGTATACGATGTTTAAAAGCGATAATGAATAATACCGTTGGAATAAAGGAGATGTTAGCACATCACGAAGCTTTGACGATAGTGGCAAGATCGTTGGAACCTACTAAACCATCGGTGATGTCGGAAGCTGTAAAATTATTAGGTGCAGTCTGTCTGATTTCGAGCGATAGTCATAAAATGGTTTTAGATGCGATCACTATGAATGGCGAGTTCAAGGGCAGAGAAAGATTTTTACCCATTGTACAGGGATTGATGAAtaggaagaatgaaaatttaaga gTAGTGTGCCTTCAACttataaattcgattattaattctgCCGAGGATCTAGACTTTCGATTACATTTAAGGAACGAAATAATGCGAGTAGGATTAGCGGATATATTAGAAGCTTTAGAAAAGGATAAGTCCGACGATTTGTCTCATCATTTAAGGATCTTCAACGAATATAAGGAAGACGATTACGAGTTATTTGTACAGAGATTCGATCACGTTCGATTAGAATTAGATGATGTCAATGATTGCTTCGAAGTAGTGAAAAATATGGTTATGGAGACTTCCGCCGAGCCgtatttcttatcgatattacagcATCTACTACTTATCAGGGACGATGCTTTGGTGAG ACCagcttattataaattaatagaagaGTGCGTATCGCAAATCGTGTTACATCGTTCAGGCTGTGATCCAGACTTCAGTGCGACGAAACGCTTTCAAATAGACGTACAACCATTGATCGATACTTTGGTCGAGAAATCTCGAGCCGAAGAGGAACGACGTTTAATGGAAGTGTCTCAAAAGTTGGAAGAAGCTATAGCTAGTAAACAGGAGGCTGAGGCGAAGCTTCAACACgctgaaaacaaaattaaggAACTCGAGCAAGGGACTGGAAAAAgtggagggggaggaggagctAGTACG AAAACGAATTGTCCGATATTACCACCTCCGATACCTGGTTCGAATGTaacaccaccaccgccaccacctccaccacttCCAAACTCGATTggaccaccgccaccacctaTGCCACCTGGAATGGGTgtattaccaccaccaccacctccaatGCCTGGAACAAAGGGACCACCTGGTATGGGAGGTCCAATACCTCCACCTATGCCAGGAATGGGAggtcctccacctcctcctatGATGGCTGGAATTACATCCATGATGCCGTCGTTACCTAATGGATTGAAACCTAAGAGAAAGTGGGAGGTCGAAGGTCGATTGAAGAGGCCTAACTGGAAAGCA ATATCACCGCATCAGTTGACGGAAGAAGTATTTTGGACAAAAGTGCAAGAGGAGAGATTAGCCGGTCCGGAGATACTCGATGGTTTAGCACAAAAGTTCGCGTCGAAACCAAGTGGCAAGAAAATCGATGACGTCGTAGATAa atcggcaaccataaaaaaagtaaaagatctCAAGGTTTTAGATAGTAAAGCTGCacaaaatatatcgatacTTCTTGGTGGTACGTTAAAGCATATGTCGTACGAAGATGTTAAAGGATGTCTTTTTAGATGCGATGGTCCAGTTATCTCGGATAACATATTGCAAGgtttaattcaatatttaccATCGCCAGATCAATTAGCGAAATTTCAACTTTACAAAGACAATTATGATGATTTGACGGAGGCCGAACAATTTTGCGTTACg atATCGACAATCAAAAGGTTATTGCCTAGGTTAAAGTCATTGAGCTTTATGCTGAGATACGAAGAATTGGTACAGGACATTAAACCAGACATAGTGGCAGGAACGGCAGCTTGCGAGGAAGTTAGAGGAAGTAAAAAGTTTGCGAAAATACtcgaattgattttattgtttGGAAATTACATGAATTCTGGGGGTGGAGCTTCTGGTCAAGATTTTGGCTATCAGCTTAGTTTTCTAACCAAG TTGACAAGTATAAAAGCTGCGGACAACAAAGAAACTCTTATGCATTACTTAGTATCtacgatagagagaaaattccCAGAATGTTTGAGTTTTACCGAAGAACTGGCACACGTAGATAGGGCGAGCCGTGTCTCTTTAGATAACGTACAGAGAATACTTCGTCAAATGGATTCTAACATACGAAATCTTGAACAAGACCTTTCTAATGCTAGAATTCCACAATGCGAGGAAGATTTATTTTCGGAGGTCATGACT CCATTCGCTAAGAAAGCCCGAGAATCTTGCGAGGTATTGAAGAACATGTTTAAAAATATGGACGGTCTTTACACCGAAATCTCTGTATTCTTCTGTTTCGACAAACAGAAGTATACAATCGAGGAATTGTTCAGCGACATAAGGACGTTCAAAGATGATTTCgtg caaGCACAAAAGGAGATGTTAAAGTTAAGGGAAGCGGAAGAGAAGCAAAGAAGAGCTAGagaagcgagagagaaggCGGAAGCTGAGAAAGCGGCACGAGCGGCACGAAAGAAAGCGCTTGTCGATATGAACGCACATGATACTCAAGAAGGTGTTATGGATAGTTTGATGGAAGCACTTCGAACTGGTTCTGCTTTTAGTCGGCCGGATCAACGGCGCAAGAGGCAAACACGCATTGCTGGTG GTACACATACGTCATCTAATTTTATCACAGAAGAAAGTCAAAGTCATAAACAGTCATTCGTTAATTCTGTTTGTACGCCTGAAACGAACGTTgggattaattattttaagaagCAATTTCTTATTGGCTACGCACGCATACTTACGCCGGTTAAACCAAAACGCGTGATTATTactaaaagatataaaagaaatttagtCGTTCATCGTGCTATCGACAAtcgtaaaatcattaataaaaatcgtagGAGCGTAAAACGAAGTAAATCTTATGGtcatatatcgaataaatctttattgCGTAGTCAGTCAAACGTTAAGATCAAAACGGTTTTTCCAACGAATGTTACTCCAAAATTAGATCTCTCTCATTGCAATATAAGAGAATCATCGTTATCTGTCAATTCTTTACCaagtaagaataaaatagCAGTCTCTCCTTCGGTGATGTTAACGCGTacgaaaaattttgaaaatatttccgaCTCTAACGATGAAAATCAAAGTATATCAGTAAGACTTCCGATGCGCCTAAACTCAACTTGTTCGCATCATCTTCCAATAATTGATGCTGTCAAGAAATCAAAATCACCAAATGCTAATTGCAGCAATTTTCCTTTGTTATCGCATAATGCTAAtagtttgaataaaaatatagaaaataatgacgCGAATGTTTCTTCAACGATAGAGGTAAAGAAAAACTGCAATTTTAAATCTCACGaggttgaaaatattttagaaacaaTTTCTACCGAAATTGGTCAAAATTATACCACCGTGGAGGAAAAGATGTATATTATGAAAACTCCAAATATTAAACGAACAAAAGTTTGGACATGTTGGAATCCAAGAACATGA
- the LOC124949507 gene encoding protein diaphanous isoform X2, which yields MYCISITCIRNIFRLESWFTRPKKSGRGGGVRSGTDNNTMPRPHSGDDFNEIEQQRCIIEKMDEEAVNDRFEEMLANMNLTEEKKAPLRQQSESKKREMLVLHYKGSMQENRSKFDKPADYIQYLAQPDLSVNKIHNCIESLRIALTNNPLSWVQEFGTKGLKQVLATLNECYRNDNRYERIQYECIRCLKAIMNNTVGIKEMLAHHEALTIVARSLEPTKPSVMSEAVKLLGAVCLISSDSHKMVLDAITMNGEFKGRERFLPIVQGLMNRKNENLRVVCLQLINSIINSAEDLDFRLHLRNEIMRVGLADILEALEKDKSDDLSHHLRIFNEYKEDDYELFVQRFDHVRLELDDVNDCFEVVKNMVMETSAEPYFLSILQHLLLIRDDALVRPAYYKLIEECVSQIVLHRSGCDPDFSATKRFQIDVQPLIDTLVEKSRAEEERRLMEVSQKLEEAIASKQEAEAKLQHAENKIKELEQGTGKSGGGGGASTKTNCPILPPPIPGSNVTPPPPPPPPLPNSIGPPPPPMPPGMGVLPPPPPPMPGTKGPPGMGGPIPPPMPGMGGPPPPPMMAGITSMMPSLPNGLKPKRKWEVEGRLKRPNWKAISPHQLTEEVFWTKVQEERLAGPEILDGLAQKFASKPSGKKIDDVVDKSATIKKVKDLKVLDSKAAQNISILLGGTLKHMSYEDVKGCLFRCDGPVISDNILQGLIQYLPSPDQLAKFQLYKDNYDDLTEAEQFCVTISTIKRLLPRLKSLSFMLRYEELVQDIKPDIVAGTAACEEVRGSKKFAKILELILLFGNYMNSGGGASGQDFGYQLSFLTKLTSIKAADNKETLMHYLVSTIERKFPECLSFTEELAHVDRASRVSLDNVQRILRQMDSNIRNLEQDLSNARIPQCEEDLFSEVMTPFAKKARESCEVLKNMFKNMDGLYTEISVFFCFDKQKYTIEELFSDIRTFKDDFVQAQKEMLKLREAEEKQRRAREAREKAEAEKAARAARKKALVDMNAHDTQEGVMDSLMEALRTGSAFSRPDQRRKRQTRIAGGTHTSSNFITEESQSHKQSFVNSVCTPETNVGINYFKKQFLIGYARILTPVKPKRVIITKRYKRNLVVHRAIDNRKIINKNRRSVKRSKSYGHISNKSLLRSQSNVKIKTVFPTNVTPKLDLSHCNIRESSLSVNSLPSKNKIAVSPSVMLTRTKNFENISDSNDENQSISVRLPMRLNSTCSHHLPIIDAVKKSKSPNANCSNFPLLSHNANSLNKNIENNDANVSSTIEVKKNCNFKSHEVENILETISTEIGQNYTTVEEKMYIMKTPNIKRTKVWTCWNPRT from the exons ATGTATTGCATCTCTATTACGTGTATTAGAAACATTTTCAGG CTCGAGTCATGGTTTACCAGACCCAAAAAATCTGGTCGTGGAGGTGGAGTCAGGAGTGGTACGGATAACAATACAATGCCTCGGCCACATTCTGGCGATGATTTCAATGAGATCGAACAGCAGCGTTGTATCATTGAGAAAATGGACGAGGAAGCTGTTAACGATCGTTTCGAAGAAATGTTG gctAACATGAATTTaacggaagagaaaaaggctCCGCTTCGTCAGCAATCCGAatcaaagaagagagagatgttGGTGTTACATTACAAGGGTAGCATGCAAGAGAATAGATCAAAATTCGACAAACCAGCTGATTACATTCAATATCTAGCTCAGCCGGATCTAAGTGTAAATAAGATTCACAATTGCATAGAATCACTTAGAATTGCACTCACTAATAATCCTTTAAGTTGGGTTCAAGAATTTGGTACTAAGGGATTGAAGCAGGTTTTAGCAACACTCAACGAATGCTACAGAAA cgaTAATCGATACGAACGGATACAGTACGAATGTATACGATGTTTAAAAGCGATAATGAATAATACCGTTGGAATAAAGGAGATGTTAGCACATCACGAAGCTTTGACGATAGTGGCAAGATCGTTGGAACCTACTAAACCATCGGTGATGTCGGAAGCTGTAAAATTATTAGGTGCAGTCTGTCTGATTTCGAGCGATAGTCATAAAATGGTTTTAGATGCGATCACTATGAATGGCGAGTTCAAGGGCAGAGAAAGATTTTTACCCATTGTACAGGGATTGATGAAtaggaagaatgaaaatttaaga gTAGTGTGCCTTCAACttataaattcgattattaattctgCCGAGGATCTAGACTTTCGATTACATTTAAGGAACGAAATAATGCGAGTAGGATTAGCGGATATATTAGAAGCTTTAGAAAAGGATAAGTCCGACGATTTGTCTCATCATTTAAGGATCTTCAACGAATATAAGGAAGACGATTACGAGTTATTTGTACAGAGATTCGATCACGTTCGATTAGAATTAGATGATGTCAATGATTGCTTCGAAGTAGTGAAAAATATGGTTATGGAGACTTCCGCCGAGCCgtatttcttatcgatattacagcATCTACTACTTATCAGGGACGATGCTTTGGTGAG ACCagcttattataaattaatagaagaGTGCGTATCGCAAATCGTGTTACATCGTTCAGGCTGTGATCCAGACTTCAGTGCGACGAAACGCTTTCAAATAGACGTACAACCATTGATCGATACTTTGGTCGAGAAATCTCGAGCCGAAGAGGAACGACGTTTAATGGAAGTGTCTCAAAAGTTGGAAGAAGCTATAGCTAGTAAACAGGAGGCTGAGGCGAAGCTTCAACACgctgaaaacaaaattaaggAACTCGAGCAAGGGACTGGAAAAAgtggagggggaggaggagctAGTACG AAAACGAATTGTCCGATATTACCACCTCCGATACCTGGTTCGAATGTaacaccaccaccgccaccacctccaccacttCCAAACTCGATTggaccaccgccaccacctaTGCCACCTGGAATGGGTgtattaccaccaccaccacctccaatGCCTGGAACAAAGGGACCACCTGGTATGGGAGGTCCAATACCTCCACCTATGCCAGGAATGGGAggtcctccacctcctcctatGATGGCTGGAATTACATCCATGATGCCGTCGTTACCTAATGGATTGAAACCTAAGAGAAAGTGGGAGGTCGAAGGTCGATTGAAGAGGCCTAACTGGAAAGCA ATATCACCGCATCAGTTGACGGAAGAAGTATTTTGGACAAAAGTGCAAGAGGAGAGATTAGCCGGTCCGGAGATACTCGATGGTTTAGCACAAAAGTTCGCGTCGAAACCAAGTGGCAAGAAAATCGATGACGTCGTAGATAa atcggcaaccataaaaaaagtaaaagatctCAAGGTTTTAGATAGTAAAGCTGCacaaaatatatcgatacTTCTTGGTGGTACGTTAAAGCATATGTCGTACGAAGATGTTAAAGGATGTCTTTTTAGATGCGATGGTCCAGTTATCTCGGATAACATATTGCAAGgtttaattcaatatttaccATCGCCAGATCAATTAGCGAAATTTCAACTTTACAAAGACAATTATGATGATTTGACGGAGGCCGAACAATTTTGCGTTACg atATCGACAATCAAAAGGTTATTGCCTAGGTTAAAGTCATTGAGCTTTATGCTGAGATACGAAGAATTGGTACAGGACATTAAACCAGACATAGTGGCAGGAACGGCAGCTTGCGAGGAAGTTAGAGGAAGTAAAAAGTTTGCGAAAATACtcgaattgattttattgtttGGAAATTACATGAATTCTGGGGGTGGAGCTTCTGGTCAAGATTTTGGCTATCAGCTTAGTTTTCTAACCAAG TTGACAAGTATAAAAGCTGCGGACAACAAAGAAACTCTTATGCATTACTTAGTATCtacgatagagagaaaattccCAGAATGTTTGAGTTTTACCGAAGAACTGGCACACGTAGATAGGGCGAGCCGTGTCTCTTTAGATAACGTACAGAGAATACTTCGTCAAATGGATTCTAACATACGAAATCTTGAACAAGACCTTTCTAATGCTAGAATTCCACAATGCGAGGAAGATTTATTTTCGGAGGTCATGACT CCATTCGCTAAGAAAGCCCGAGAATCTTGCGAGGTATTGAAGAACATGTTTAAAAATATGGACGGTCTTTACACCGAAATCTCTGTATTCTTCTGTTTCGACAAACAGAAGTATACAATCGAGGAATTGTTCAGCGACATAAGGACGTTCAAAGATGATTTCgtg caaGCACAAAAGGAGATGTTAAAGTTAAGGGAAGCGGAAGAGAAGCAAAGAAGAGCTAGagaagcgagagagaaggCGGAAGCTGAGAAAGCGGCACGAGCGGCACGAAAGAAAGCGCTTGTCGATATGAACGCACATGATACTCAAGAAGGTGTTATGGATAGTTTGATGGAAGCACTTCGAACTGGTTCTGCTTTTAGTCGGCCGGATCAACGGCGCAAGAGGCAAACACGCATTGCTGGTG GTACACATACGTCATCTAATTTTATCACAGAAGAAAGTCAAAGTCATAAACAGTCATTCGTTAATTCTGTTTGTACGCCTGAAACGAACGTTgggattaattattttaagaagCAATTTCTTATTGGCTACGCACGCATACTTACGCCGGTTAAACCAAAACGCGTGATTATTactaaaagatataaaagaaatttagtCGTTCATCGTGCTATCGACAAtcgtaaaatcattaataaaaatcgtagGAGCGTAAAACGAAGTAAATCTTATGGtcatatatcgaataaatctttattgCGTAGTCAGTCAAACGTTAAGATCAAAACGGTTTTTCCAACGAATGTTACTCCAAAATTAGATCTCTCTCATTGCAATATAAGAGAATCATCGTTATCTGTCAATTCTTTACCaagtaagaataaaatagCAGTCTCTCCTTCGGTGATGTTAACGCGTacgaaaaattttgaaaatatttccgaCTCTAACGATGAAAATCAAAGTATATCAGTAAGACTTCCGATGCGCCTAAACTCAACTTGTTCGCATCATCTTCCAATAATTGATGCTGTCAAGAAATCAAAATCACCAAATGCTAATTGCAGCAATTTTCCTTTGTTATCGCATAATGCTAAtagtttgaataaaaatatagaaaataatgacgCGAATGTTTCTTCAACGATAGAGGTAAAGAAAAACTGCAATTTTAAATCTCACGaggttgaaaatattttagaaacaaTTTCTACCGAAATTGGTCAAAATTATACCACCGTGGAGGAAAAGATGTATATTATGAAAACTCCAAATATTAAACGAACAAAAGTTTGGACATGTTGGAATCCAAGAACATGA